From one Candidatus Neomarinimicrobiota bacterium genomic stretch:
- the nuoH gene encoding NADH-quinone oxidoreductase subunit NuoH: MSLMLLDVTIILVKIVIVIGALMLTIAYLILAERKVAGFIQERHGPNRVGPFGLLQPIADGIKTLLKEDITPARADSLIHTLAPAMVLAPALMTFSVIPFGTGIEAFGRHIKFQVVDINIGILLIFAITSIGVYGVVLGGWSSNNKYSLLGGLRSSAQMISYEIALGLSVIGIILITGSLRLNDIVDSQLGMWNIVKQPLAFIVFITAIFAETNRLPFDLAEAEQELVAGYHTEYSGFKYSMFMMGEYSNVITASALIVTLFFGGWDVPFVDEAALGGLGAFISVLSFAFKTAFFLFLYLWVRWTLPRFRYDQLMHLGWKVLLPLALLNLILTAAWITYVR, encoded by the coding sequence ATTAGCCTGATGCTGTTGGATGTAACGATAATTCTGGTCAAAATTGTTATCGTAATCGGAGCGCTTATGCTTACCATCGCTTATCTTATCCTTGCCGAGAGGAAGGTAGCGGGATTTATACAGGAACGGCACGGACCGAACAGGGTTGGTCCATTCGGACTTTTGCAGCCGATAGCGGACGGAATCAAGACTTTGTTAAAGGAAGATATCACACCCGCCAGAGCCGATAGTCTGATACACACTCTGGCTCCGGCGATGGTGCTCGCACCCGCATTGATGACCTTCTCGGTGATTCCGTTCGGCACGGGCATAGAGGCGTTCGGAAGACATATAAAATTCCAGGTTGTGGATATTAACATCGGAATATTGTTGATCTTTGCCATTACTTCCATAGGTGTCTACGGGGTAGTTTTAGGGGGATGGAGTTCCAACAACAAGTATTCACTCCTCGGGGGACTGCGTTCTTCAGCGCAGATGATTTCCTATGAGATAGCTCTCGGTCTTTCGGTAATAGGCATAATCCTGATTACGGGTTCACTTCGATTGAATGATATCGTTGACTCCCAGCTCGGAATGTGGAACATTGTCAAACAGCCGTTAGCGTTCATTGTTTTCATCACGGCGATCTTTGCCGAGACAAACCGGCTGCCTTTTGATTTGGCTGAGGCCGAACAGGAGCTTGTTGCGGGTTATCACACCGAGTACAGCGGTTTTAAATATTCGATGTTTATGATGGGTGAATACTCGAACGTAATTACGGCGTCCGCTTTGATAGTTACGCTCTTTTTCGGCGGATGGGACGTACCGTTCGTAGATGAGGCTGCATTAGGCGGACTCGGAGCGTTTATTTCCGTCCTCTCCTTTGCGTTTAAGACAGCGTTCTTCCTTTTTCTATATTTATGGGTGCGCTGGACGCTTCCGCGTTTTCGTTACGACCAGTTAATGCATCTCGGATGGAAGGTCCTTTTGCCGTTAGCCCTGTTAAATCTGATTCTGACAGCCGCATGGATTACGTATGTGCGCTGA
- the nuoF gene encoding NADH-quinone oxidoreductase subunit NuoF, translating to MMEKILTRNIAVENSHRISAYIASGGYEALKTVLNDLSPDEVTDIVKNSGLRGRGGAGFPAGVKWGFVPKETDKLKYLVCNADESEPGTFKDRLILDNDPHMMLEGIAIASYAIGANTAFIYIRGEFAAQTLILNEAIEEMKEKGFLGKNILSSGYDLDIIITRGAGAYICGEETALLTSLEGKRGYPRIKPPFPAVAGYLNSPTIVNNVETLCCVPHIISRGADWFKSIGTEMSSGPKLYCVSGHVRNPGVFELPMGTPLKELIFEHAGGVLHNRKLKAVIPGGSSTSVLKADEIDIAMDFDSVAAAGSMLGSAGIIVMDEQTDMVDACYNLSRFYAHESCGQCTPCREGVPWMTMILGRITNGKGGRRDIDLLLDICKSIERKTICPFGDAAVAPVKSYIDKFREEFDYYVENKKSMVQENEKSDIVAN from the coding sequence TTGATGGAAAAGATCCTCACGAGAAATATAGCGGTTGAGAATTCTCATAGAATAAGCGCGTACATTGCTTCGGGCGGATATGAAGCGCTCAAAACAGTATTGAACGACCTTTCCCCCGATGAAGTGACAGACATAGTGAAAAATTCCGGCTTAAGGGGAAGGGGCGGCGCCGGATTCCCGGCAGGTGTAAAGTGGGGCTTCGTTCCCAAAGAGACCGATAAGCTGAAATATCTCGTGTGCAATGCCGATGAATCGGAACCGGGTACTTTCAAAGACAGGCTTATTCTTGATAACGATCCGCATATGATGCTCGAGGGGATCGCCATCGCATCTTACGCCATCGGAGCGAATACGGCGTTTATATACATCCGGGGCGAGTTTGCCGCTCAAACGCTGATTCTCAACGAAGCGATAGAGGAGATGAAAGAAAAAGGATTCCTCGGGAAAAATATTCTTTCGAGCGGCTACGACCTCGATATTATTATTACGCGGGGAGCCGGCGCGTATATCTGCGGCGAAGAGACGGCACTGCTGACATCCTTAGAAGGTAAACGCGGTTACCCCCGTATTAAACCTCCGTTTCCGGCGGTCGCGGGTTATCTAAATTCGCCGACAATCGTAAACAACGTTGAGACGCTCTGCTGTGTTCCGCATATTATCTCCCGGGGCGCTGATTGGTTCAAATCTATCGGTACCGAGATGAGTTCAGGACCAAAATTATACTGTGTTTCAGGGCATGTCCGAAATCCGGGAGTGTTCGAGCTTCCCATGGGAACGCCCTTAAAAGAACTGATATTCGAGCATGCGGGCGGAGTCCTGCACAACAGGAAACTGAAGGCTGTCATTCCGGGCGGTTCTTCGACTTCGGTGCTTAAAGCCGACGAGATAGATATAGCCATGGATTTCGATTCAGTCGCAGCAGCAGGGAGTATGCTCGGTTCGGCGGGAATTATAGTTATGGACGAGCAGACCGATATGGTTGATGCGTGTTATAACCTCTCGAGGTTTTACGCTCATGAGTCATGCGGCCAATGTACTCCGTGCCGGGAAGGTGTGCCGTGGATGACGATGATTCTCGGTAGAATTACGAATGGAAAGGGAGGCAGGCGCGACATAGACCTTCTACTCGACATCTGTAAAAGCATCGAAAGAAAAACTATCTGCCCCTTTGGAGACGCTGCGGTAGCGCCGGTTAAAAGTTATATTGATAAATTCCGTGAAGAATTCGATTACTACGTGGAGAATAAAAAATCGATGGTGCAGGAAAATGAGAAAAGCGACATTGTCGCGAATTAG
- a CDS encoding NADH-quinone oxidoreductase subunit D: MIRVEKELPSETLQLSFGPQHPATHGTLQLVMELDGEKVVSVEPHIGFLHTGFEKLAEHMSYNQFVTVTDRMNYLSPLSNNIAFSLAAEKLFGIEIPKRGQYIRVLMAELSRIADHLLAIGTAAMDLGALTVFLYGFREREKLYDLFEWATGARLTTSYTRVGGLMADLPEDFPDAVLKWMRQFPKTIDEIEKLLNHNRIFQDRTYDVGVISKEDVTKYSLTGPIARASGVKYDLRKDIPYSSYEEFEFEVPIGENGDAFDRYLVRMEELRQSIKICEQVLKNLPGGDVNIDPDSKITLPGKDEVYTTIEGLIHHFEVTMENRGILPPVGEVYLGTESPSGELGFFIVSNGGREPYRVRVRPPSFINYTIFKKIMTGAMFSDTVANLGSLNIIAGELDR; encoded by the coding sequence GTGATTAGGGTAGAGAAGGAGCTACCGAGCGAAACGCTGCAGCTCAGTTTCGGACCTCAGCACCCCGCTACACACGGTACACTCCAACTGGTGATGGAATTAGACGGAGAGAAGGTTGTCAGCGTGGAACCGCATATCGGATTCCTGCATACCGGATTCGAAAAACTCGCCGAACACATGTCCTATAATCAGTTTGTTACGGTTACCGACAGAATGAACTATCTTTCACCGTTGTCGAACAATATCGCATTTTCCCTTGCTGCGGAAAAGCTTTTCGGGATAGAAATCCCTAAACGCGGGCAGTATATCCGTGTACTGATGGCGGAACTTTCAAGAATCGCCGACCATCTCCTCGCTATCGGAACGGCTGCTATGGACCTCGGAGCCCTGACTGTTTTTCTGTACGGGTTCAGGGAAAGGGAGAAACTTTATGACCTTTTTGAGTGGGCAACGGGCGCGCGCCTGACCACGAGTTATACGCGTGTGGGCGGACTAATGGCTGACCTTCCTGAAGATTTTCCTGATGCGGTCTTGAAGTGGATGAGGCAATTCCCCAAAACCATCGACGAGATCGAAAAGCTTCTCAATCATAACCGGATCTTCCAGGACAGAACCTATGACGTCGGCGTAATTTCGAAGGAAGACGTCACCAAATACAGTCTTACGGGTCCGATAGCCCGTGCTTCCGGCGTGAAATATGACTTGAGAAAGGACATTCCATACTCTTCGTATGAGGAGTTCGAATTTGAAGTGCCGATAGGGGAGAACGGAGATGCGTTTGACCGGTATTTGGTCCGGATGGAGGAGCTCCGGCAGTCGATTAAAATATGCGAGCAGGTGTTAAAAAACCTTCCCGGCGGTGATGTAAACATAGACCCCGATTCCAAAATCACTCTGCCGGGGAAAGACGAAGTTTACACTACGATTGAGGGACTGATACATCATTTTGAAGTAACTATGGAAAACCGGGGGATACTTCCTCCTGTCGGCGAAGTTTACTTGGGGACGGAATCACCGAGCGGAGAGTTAGGATTTTTTATCGTTTCAAACGGCGGGAGAGAGCCATACCGAGTGCGGGTAAGACCGCCATCGTTCATTAACTATACAATATTCAAAAAAATAATGACCGGAGCAATGTTTTCCGATACCGTCGCTAACCTCGGCTCTCTGAACATAATAGCAGGGGAACTCGACAGATAA
- a CDS encoding NADH-quinone oxidoreductase subunit C has translation MPDKPYSKNDIFDRIKAKFPGEVIEDENPINKDAVSVRSGNIIEILNFCRTDPELKFEFLTDLTAVDYLQMEAAARFAVVYVLRNLENMNMLIVKAFLDDDVIIDSVAGIWSCAEWLEREVWDLFGVKFKGHPNLRRILMPDDYEGHPLRKDYPLKGRGERDSFKIVKRERERY, from the coding sequence ATGCCTGATAAGCCCTACAGCAAGAATGATATATTCGATAGAATCAAAGCGAAGTTTCCCGGAGAGGTAATTGAAGACGAGAACCCCATAAACAAAGACGCGGTCAGCGTAAGAAGCGGCAATATCATAGAGATACTGAATTTCTGCCGCACCGATCCGGAATTGAAATTCGAATTTTTAACCGATCTCACGGCAGTAGATTACCTTCAGATGGAAGCGGCAGCCAGATTTGCGGTTGTATACGTCTTAAGAAACCTTGAAAATATGAACATGTTGATCGTTAAAGCGTTTCTTGATGATGATGTGATAATTGATTCGGTCGCCGGCATATGGAGTTGTGCGGAATGGCTCGAAAGGGAAGTCTGGGACCTGTTTGGAGTGAAATTCAAGGGTCACCCGAACCTGCGGCGAATTTTGATGCCCGATGATTATGAGGGACACCCGCTCAGGAAGGATTACCCGTTGAAGGGGAGAGGCGAGAGAGACTCGTTCAAGATTGTAAAGCGTGAAAGAGAGCGTTACTGA
- the nuoE gene encoding NADH-quinone oxidoreductase subunit NuoE: MPTEFSEESKAELKKLVDSYPDKNSAVMNALHLTQKEFGYISHEALESLSREMEIPVQQLEDTASFYTMYFKEPVGRNVIWVCHTLPCALRGSAGILDYLKSKLDVEVGESTKDNRFTLLKAECLASCDTAPMMQVNDEYHENLDNQKIDKILGRFD, from the coding sequence ATGCCGACTGAATTTTCAGAAGAGTCCAAAGCCGAACTCAAGAAGCTTGTCGATTCTTACCCGGACAAGAATTCCGCTGTGATGAACGCCTTGCATCTGACGCAAAAGGAGTTTGGTTATATCTCTCATGAAGCTCTCGAATCGCTCTCGAGAGAGATGGAAATCCCCGTTCAGCAGCTCGAGGACACTGCAAGTTTTTACACGATGTACTTCAAGGAACCGGTGGGAAGGAACGTCATATGGGTTTGCCATACGCTGCCGTGCGCGTTGAGAGGTTCAGCCGGCATACTCGATTACCTTAAGAGTAAACTCGATGTCGAAGTGGGGGAATCCACAAAAGATAACAGATTCACACTTCTCAAGGCGGAATGTTTGGCGTCGTGTGACACTGCGCCCATGATGCAGGTAAATGATGAGTACCATGAAAATCTCGATAACCAAAAGATCGATAAAATTCTCGGCAGGTTCGATTGA
- a CDS encoding acyl-CoA thioesterase: protein MAEIVLPNDANPLGNMLGGKVMHLIDIAASMSAMRLCRKPVVTVSVDSLDFRYPIKVGHMILLKASVNYTHRTSMEIGVRVESENPLTGERFHTSSAYLTFVALDKQGKPTEVPTIVPETEEEKERFKAAESRRAYRMETLSKEENKKKN, encoded by the coding sequence ATGGCGGAGATAGTTCTCCCCAATGATGCAAATCCTCTCGGAAATATGCTCGGCGGAAAGGTCATGCATCTCATCGACATAGCAGCTTCTATGAGCGCTATGCGACTCTGTCGTAAACCGGTAGTCACAGTATCAGTAGATTCTCTCGATTTCAGGTATCCAATCAAGGTAGGACACATGATCCTTCTCAAAGCCTCTGTTAATTATACTCACAGGACGTCTATGGAGATCGGCGTTCGTGTAGAATCCGAAAATCCTCTTACCGGAGAGCGGTTCCATACAAGTTCGGCATACCTGACTTTCGTTGCGCTCGACAAACAGGGCAAACCCACTGAAGTTCCTACAATTGTGCCTGAGACCGAAGAGGAAAAAGAACGCTTTAAGGCGGCGGAATCAAGAAGAGCTTACAGGATGGAGACTCTCTCAAAAGAGGAGAATAAGAAAAAAAACTAA
- a CDS encoding molybdopterin-dependent oxidoreductase, with product MPLIKLNDKEIEVENGARLLQVALDEGFDIPHYCYHPSLSIAGNCRMCCVEVEGMPGLQISCNVTINELPEERKVDGSYDMVVNSESEEVKDARSRVLELLLLNHPLDCPVCDQAGECYLQDYSYLHGNAHSRFKEEKRVNPKKRLGDEIWIYPNRCVLCSRCIRFCDEIVGDPQLIVRNRGYSSIIDVRDGQPIDNKLSGNTADICPVGSLVSNDFLHKTRVWNLKEHDTVCMDCSVGCNVEIGVSNNEIQRIKPRYNKDVNDYWMCDDGRLGYHAAEKVERLQSPLLKGENGFDPISWTEAFEVIRENVISKEGFNASEFALIGSPYCTNEENYLLRKIVESMSVPASNIGLYPAEMEGDPIIFKSGFRISPDKTPNRTGAIDMLRVDNTMTPGDLSNGRVSIIYMLQGGLYDVMNESMLEILNNADFVIVQSTYLSDAAKLADLVLPGTMHYEKSGTMTNDRRRVQKINQAVVPPVGTREDWKVILEFANSIGCEGIEFENVDEITTEIASSIPGYEGCSTEAVGSAGINLDFEEEENKKVLA from the coding sequence ATGCCACTGATTAAACTGAACGATAAAGAGATCGAAGTAGAGAACGGAGCGAGATTGCTTCAGGTGGCGTTGGACGAGGGTTTTGATATACCGCATTATTGTTATCATCCGAGTCTCTCCATCGCAGGCAACTGCCGGATGTGCTGCGTGGAAGTAGAGGGGATGCCGGGACTTCAAATATCCTGTAACGTTACAATAAACGAGCTTCCCGAAGAGAGAAAAGTGGATGGAAGTTACGATATGGTGGTCAACAGTGAATCCGAAGAGGTCAAGGACGCCCGTAGCAGGGTGCTCGAACTTCTTCTTTTGAACCACCCTTTAGACTGTCCCGTATGCGATCAGGCGGGTGAATGTTATCTTCAGGACTACTCTTATCTGCATGGCAACGCCCACAGCCGCTTTAAAGAAGAAAAGAGGGTGAATCCGAAGAAGCGGCTTGGAGACGAAATATGGATTTATCCCAACCGATGCGTTCTCTGTTCGAGGTGTATTCGATTTTGTGACGAAATTGTCGGTGACCCGCAGCTGATTGTGCGGAACAGAGGTTACAGCTCCATCATAGACGTTCGCGACGGCCAACCGATAGATAACAAGCTGTCGGGGAATACGGCCGATATCTGCCCTGTCGGCAGTCTGGTAAGCAACGATTTTCTTCATAAGACACGAGTCTGGAATTTGAAAGAACACGACACTGTTTGCATGGATTGTTCGGTCGGCTGCAACGTGGAGATAGGAGTTTCAAACAATGAGATTCAACGGATAAAACCCCGTTACAATAAAGATGTGAACGATTATTGGATGTGTGATGACGGGAGGCTCGGTTATCATGCCGCAGAAAAAGTAGAACGGCTGCAATCCCCGCTGCTGAAGGGGGAAAACGGTTTTGATCCGATTTCCTGGACTGAAGCTTTTGAAGTTATACGGGAGAACGTCATCTCAAAAGAAGGGTTTAACGCAAGTGAGTTCGCATTGATCGGTTCTCCATACTGCACGAACGAAGAGAATTATCTCCTGCGAAAAATTGTCGAGAGCATGTCGGTTCCCGCTTCGAATATAGGCTTATATCCGGCTGAGATGGAGGGAGATCCGATCATATTTAAAAGCGGGTTCAGAATCTCACCTGACAAGACTCCGAATAGAACCGGAGCGATAGATATGCTGCGCGTAGATAATACCATGACTCCGGGCGATCTATCAAACGGAAGAGTTTCGATCATTTATATGCTTCAAGGCGGATTATACGACGTGATGAACGAAAGTATGCTTGAAATATTGAACAACGCCGACTTCGTCATCGTCCAGTCAACTTACCTTTCCGATGCGGCAAAGCTTGCTGACCTTGTTCTGCCCGGTACGATGCACTACGAAAAGAGCGGAACGATGACAAACGACCGGAGGAGAGTGCAGAAAATAAATCAGGCGGTCGTACCGCCTGTTGGAACGAGAGAGGATTGGAAAGTGATATTGGAATTTGCGAACTCTATAGGTTGTGAAGGGATCGAGTTTGAAAATGTTGATGAAATTACAACTGAAATTGCTTCAAGCATTCCGGGATATGAAGGGTGCTCTACTGAAGCTGTAGGCTCAGCCGGTATAAATCTTGATTTCGAAGAAGAAGAGAATAAAAAGGTATTAGCCTGA
- the ndhC gene encoding NADH-quinone oxidoreductase subunit A: MLSEYLPLLFLMIIVFVLVASMLFLSKLLQPKRRSEVDLEPYESGIAPESSARLRFSIKYFIIAIIFIIFDIELIFMYPWAIVFKDLLEFGDFIFIEMVTFLGILLVGLIYVWKMGALEWD, encoded by the coding sequence ATGTTATCGGAATATTTACCGTTACTTTTTCTCATGATCATAGTTTTCGTGTTAGTAGCTTCCATGCTCTTTTTGTCGAAGTTACTGCAGCCGAAACGCCGTTCCGAAGTAGACTTAGAACCTTACGAATCGGGCATAGCTCCTGAATCATCTGCGCGCCTGAGGTTTTCCATAAAATATTTTATTATAGCCATCATATTCATAATTTTTGACATAGAGTTAATCTTCATGTATCCGTGGGCAATAGTGTTTAAAGATCTCCTCGAGTTCGGGGATTTTATCTTCATCGAAATGGTTACCTTTCTCGGCATTCTTTTAGTAGGATTGATTTATGTGTGGAAGATGGGCGCTCTTGAGTGGGATTGA
- a CDS encoding NADH-quinone oxidoreductase subunit N — protein sequence MDNISSLNLFIPELTLTTTILVLIIYDLFLKKDESVYTVFVAGVGLVITMIALISSYSNVPTSLFSGMLALDPFSFYFKFLFVITAFFVLLISSSSLEMKGRSHGEFNALILTITLGMFLMASATNLLTAYLALELVSVTSYVVAGYLKESRRSSEAALKYVIYGGVTSGIMLYGFSLLYGLTGTLDISGIGEVLSQGEAGNLTVLISFLMILAGFGYKIASVPFHFWAPDVYEGSPTAFTAFLSVGPKAAGFALLIRFFNTAFVSENNVNMSNWYAIEQLNWPQIMMWISAITMTLGNLVALQQNNVKRLLAYSSIAHAGYVLMGIVVLTQDGLFAMMFYLAAYYLMNLGAFFVVLNIADRFGTEEIDEYNGLVFKAPYLSVCMGIFLLSLAGIPPTIGFIGKFYLFAALLKGGSAYYWLAIVGALNSVVSLYYYARVLRALFMRGEPSEAEKPLSKTPLVVVGFLAVPVLLLGVYWAPLSDFTQASLKLLLGH from the coding sequence ATGGATAATATCAGCAGCCTCAATCTCTTTATTCCCGAGCTGACGTTGACAACAACGATATTGGTCCTCATCATCTATGACCTGTTTCTCAAGAAGGATGAATCGGTCTACACTGTATTTGTAGCCGGAGTCGGGCTTGTCATTACCATGATAGCGCTGATATCTTCCTACTCTAATGTGCCGACGAGTCTTTTTTCCGGTATGCTCGCGCTCGATCCGTTTTCGTTTTATTTTAAATTTTTATTTGTAATTACAGCCTTTTTTGTTCTGCTGATCTCCTCCTCGTCATTAGAAATGAAAGGAAGATCCCACGGCGAGTTCAACGCGTTGATATTGACGATTACTCTTGGGATGTTTTTGATGGCGTCCGCCACAAATCTCCTGACGGCGTATTTAGCGCTCGAACTGGTCAGTGTTACCTCATACGTAGTTGCGGGATATCTCAAAGAATCGAGACGGTCAAGCGAGGCTGCGTTGAAGTATGTGATCTACGGCGGCGTCACCTCGGGGATCATGCTGTACGGTTTTTCGTTATTATACGGACTCACCGGCACGCTGGACATATCGGGCATAGGGGAGGTTTTGTCGCAGGGTGAAGCGGGCAATCTGACGGTGCTTATTTCCTTCCTGATGATCCTCGCCGGATTCGGGTATAAGATAGCGTCGGTGCCGTTCCATTTCTGGGCTCCGGACGTGTACGAAGGGTCACCGACCGCATTTACTGCGTTTCTCTCTGTCGGTCCTAAAGCTGCCGGTTTCGCTCTCTTGATCCGATTCTTCAACACAGCATTCGTTTCTGAGAACAATGTGAACATGTCGAATTGGTACGCGATCGAGCAGCTCAACTGGCCGCAGATAATGATGTGGATCTCGGCTATTACGATGACACTTGGAAACTTAGTCGCTTTGCAGCAGAACAACGTAAAACGGCTTCTCGCTTATTCGAGTATCGCTCATGCCGGCTACGTTCTGATGGGTATTGTTGTTCTCACTCAGGACGGACTGTTCGCCATGATGTTTTATCTTGCGGCTTACTATCTCATGAATCTCGGAGCGTTTTTTGTCGTTCTAAACATTGCCGACCGGTTCGGTACGGAGGAGATAGACGAATATAACGGTCTCGTTTTTAAAGCTCCCTATCTGTCGGTATGCATGGGCATATTCCTGCTTTCCCTTGCCGGGATACCGCCGACTATCGGTTTCATCGGAAAATTCTATCTGTTCGCCGCCCTTCTTAAGGGAGGTTCGGCTTACTATTGGCTCGCTATCGTAGGTGCCTTGAACAGTGTGGTGTCGCTGTATTATTATGCTAGGGTGCTCCGTGCGCTCTTCATGCGCGGCGAACCGTCTGAGGCTGAGAAACCTCTCTCAAAGACTCCTTTGGTAGTTGTCGGGTTTCTTGCCGTTCCTGTACTTTTATTAGGCGTTTACTGGGCGCCGCTTTCCGACTTTACTCAAGCCTCGCTAAAGCTCCTTCTGGGACACTGA